The genome window GCGCGGCCGGCCGCCGGCGGGCCGCCGACGAGGCCGCCGTCCGCCCCTCCCGCCGGAAGTCCCCCTCCTAGGCCCGCGCCCGCCAGGCGGCGAGGAGCTCGGCCACCCGCTCCGGGGGGAGCCCGGCCCGCAGCGGGGCCGACCGGTCCCGGCCGCGGTCCCAGGCGGCCGTGTCGGCCACCGTGGCGGCGAGGGGCCTGGCCCGCAGGCCGAGCGCCCTCGCCCTCGTGTCGTCGCAGTGGAGCAGGCCGGCCTCCGGGTCGTCCGACGGCACCCACAGCGGCACGTCGGTCCACGGCTCGACTCCCTGGTCGAGCAGCCAGGCCTCGTCCACCCACGTCACGTCGGCCCCGGCCAGCAGGTCGGCCAGGGTCGCCTCGGCCGGCCCGACCCCGTTGACCACGCCGGCCGCCCCGGCCGCGGCCGCGTCGAGCAGGAAGGCGGCCAGGTCCCGCACGTCGACCACCTGCACGGGCTGGTCGGGCACCGCCGGGGCCAGCACCTCGCCGCCCTCGTCGAGGAGCCGCACCCACCAGGTGAACCGGTCGGACGGGTCCTCGGGGCCGACGATCAGCCCGGCCCGGACCGACAGGCCGCGGCGGGGGAGCAGGCCGGCGAGGGCCAGCTCGCAGGCCAGCTTGAGCTCCCCGTAGGCCTCCGGCAGGGGCGCGGCGTCGCCGTCGGCCGGCGGGGGGCGGACGGCCGACGTCTCGTCGACCGGGGCGGCCACCCCTTCGGCGTAGACCGAGATGCTCGACACGAACGACCAGTGGCCGGCGCCCGCGCCGACCGCCTCGACGGCCGTCGTGACCTGGCGGGGCCGGTAGGCGCTGGTGTCGACGACGGCGTCCCACGACCGGCCGGCCAGGGCGCCGAGGTCGCCGGGCACGTCCCGGTCGCCGAGCACCTCCTCGACGTCGCCCGGCCGGTGCGACGGGTGCCGGCCCCGGTGGAAGATGGTCACGTCGTCGCCCCGCTCGAGGGCGAGGTCGACGACGTGGCGGCCGAGGAACACCGTGCCGCCGATCACGAGCACCCTCACTCCGGCTCGGCCTCCTCCTGCTCGGCCTCGAGGCGCCGGGCCCGCCGGTTGGCGACGACCAGCAGCGCGGCGAACACGAGGATCGGCCCCGCCACCAGCAGCATCTCGTCCCAGCCGCCCTGGTGGGCGAGGACCACGAGGCTCACCCCCCGAGGAGGAGGGCGAGGCCCCCCACCGTGTAGGCGACCATGACGGCCAGCAGCGGCCACTGCGTCCGCACCGCCAGCCGGGCGGGGAACCGCTCGACGGCCCGGTCGTGGGCGGCCACCACGCCGGCCACGTGCCCGGCGACGATGGCGACGACCTGCACGGCGGCGATCGTGCCCGTCGACAGCGAGCGGTAGTCGGGGCCGGTGCCGACCGTGCCGAACAGGTCCCACCCCCGCCCGTACGGGTCGGAGGCGAGGGCCAGCGCGTTGCGGCTCTCGAACCACAGCAGCGAGAAGTAGTGGGCGACGGCGTAGGCGAGCACGATCGGGACGAGCGAGGGCACGAAATCCCGGCCGACCTCGCCCGCCGGCCGCCCCGCCACCCTCGAGGCGACGACGGTCGCCAGCCACCAGGCGGCGGCCACCGCGGCGATCACGGCGGCCATGCCGAGCGTGTTCACCGCCGTCAGCGACCACGCCCGGCGGCCCCTCGTCCGGTCCGCCCACCAGGCCGTCCGCTGGACGCCGTCGAAGGTGGTCGACCCGAGGGCGACGAGCACGAGCGCCGTCGTCCCCGGCAGCGGGCGGAGCGCGGCCAGGCCGGCGAGGGGCGGGCGCAGGCGGAGCCGGCCGTCGTCGCCCCGGTGCAGCGGGGCCAGGTGGCCGAGCAGCCCGAACAGCCCGGCGAAGCCCTCGCCGGTGCCGGCCCAGGCCCGGCCGAAGGCCAGCACGCCGGCCACCACCGCGGCCGTGTAGGCCACCAGCCAGGCGGCCACCGCCCGCGGGTCGGCGGGGTCGTGCCAGCACAGCTCCAGCCAGGCGAACGAGGCGAGGAGGGCGGCGGCCGTCCGGTGGCCCGGGTCCCACGCCACCCGGCGGCGGTCGGGCAGCAGGCGGGCGAGCGCGACGAACGGG of Acidimicrobiales bacterium contains these proteins:
- a CDS encoding NAD-dependent epimerase/dehydratase family protein, with amino-acid sequence MRVLVIGGTVFLGRHVVDLALERGDDVTIFHRGRHPSHRPGDVEEVLGDRDVPGDLGALAGRSWDAVVDTSAYRPRQVTTAVEAVGAGAGHWSFVSSISVYAEGVAAPVDETSAVRPPPADGDAAPLPEAYGELKLACELALAGLLPRRGLSVRAGLIVGPEDPSDRFTWWVRLLDEGGEVLAPAVPDQPVQVVDVRDLAAFLLDAAAAGAAGVVNGVGPAEATLADLLAGADVTWVDEAWLLDQGVEPWTDVPLWVPSDDPEAGLLHCDDTRARALGLRARPLAATVADTAAWDRGRDRSAPLRAGLPPERVAELLAAWRARA